Sequence from the Cellulomonas fimi ATCC 484 genome:
GGAGGTGACGACGACGGGCCTGTCCGTCGGCGCCTCGCTGTTCCTGCGCACGGTGCTGGTGGGCCTGCTGTCCGCCGCGTTCACCCTGACCACCGACGCGGGCCGGCTCATGACGAGCCTGCACCAGCACGCGCGGCTCGGACCGCGGGCGACGTTCGCGGTCCTCGCCGGGTACCGCGTGCTCGAGCAGCTCCCGGACCGCTGGACGACCGTGCGGCAGGCGCAGGCGGTCCGCTCCCCCGCCCGCCGCCCCGGTGCGCCGCTCCCCCGCGACCCGGGGTCGCTCGCGCGCGCGGCGTTCGCCGTCCTCGTCGTCTCGATCCGGCAGGGCGAGCGCCTCGCGATCGCCCTGGAGACGCGCGGCCTCGGCACCGGCCCGCGGACGGTCGCACGACCGGTGCCGCTCGACCGTCGAGACGGTGCGCTCGCGGCCGTCGTGCTCGCCGTCGTCGCGGGCACGCTCGCGGGCGCGCAGCGGCTCGGCGTGCTCGAGACGTGGTCGACCGTGGGAGGCGGCTGAGGGCGACGCGGGGCCGCGCGCGGCGCGCGGACTTCGGCGCGCGGCCGCCCGCGGCAGGTGCCACGCTCGGGACATGGCGCACCGGGAGGTCGAGACGGCGTTCGAGGTCGGGCCGGACGTGCCGCTGCCCGACCTCTCCGGGGTCGCCGGGGTCGCCCGGACGCAGGGGCCGGCGTCCGCGCGGCTCGTCGCGACGTACTGGGACACGCCGGGCCGCGACCTCACGCGGGCGGGGGTGTCGTTGCGGCGGCGCACCGGCGGCGACGACGCCGGATGGCACCTCAAGGTCCCGGCGCCCGCGCGGGGCCCGGCACGGCTGCGCACCGAGCACCGACGGCCCGGGGACGCCTCGTCGCCGCCCGCCGACCTCGTCGCGCTCGTGCGGGGCCGCGTCCGTGAGCAGCCGCTCGCTCCCGTCGTCGAGCTCGTCACCGACCGCTCGACGACCCGCCTGGTCGCCGACGACGGCACCGTGCTCGCCGAGGTCGCGGACGACGTCGTCACCGTGCACCCGGTCG
This genomic interval carries:
- a CDS encoding energy-coupling factor transporter transmembrane component T family protein, whose amino-acid sequence is MSRPTSGTALPHDSLLHRRNPTVKLAVTFAVSGAMLVPVDPWTPGVLLALTVPAVVVAGRLPVAVVARALALFTPFAVSVLAVNAVTRDGEVLARVAGLEVTTTGLSVGASLFLRTVLVGLLSAAFTLTTDAGRLMTSLHQHARLGPRATFAVLAGYRVLEQLPDRWTTVRQAQAVRSPARRPGAPLPRDPGSLARAAFAVLVVSIRQGERLAIALETRGLGTGPRTVARPVPLDRRDGALAAVVLAVVAGTLAGAQRLGVLETWSTVGGG